In a single window of the Bactrocera dorsalis isolate Fly_Bdor chromosome 2, ASM2337382v1, whole genome shotgun sequence genome:
- the LOC105226079 gene encoding uncharacterized protein LOC105226079: protein MRVTIVIFVALCLVALTFASPAGKKQAPACARDCGEKYSPLCGKEKNGSKLLTFGNECVLLRFNCEHPDGQYNIDSVGECAGNVSVRLS, encoded by the exons CACTCTGCCTTGTGGCTCTTACTTTTGCATCTCCAGCCGGCAAAAAGCAGGCCCCAGCATGTGCACGTGATTGCGGTGAAAAATATTCACCACTATGCGGCAAAGAGAAAAATGGCAGCAAGTTGCTTACATTTGGAAATGAATGCGTATTATTGCGTTTTAATTGCGAACATCCCGATGGAC aaTATAACATAGATAGCGTAGGGGAATGTGCCGGCAATGTTAGCGTGCGCCTCTCCTAA
- the LOC105226087 gene encoding iron-sulfur cluster assembly scaffold protein IscU, with amino-acid sequence MSLTRASKLLQSRLTRIQSVPTVFYHENVVEHYENPRNVGSLDKKDQRVGTGLVGAPACGDVMKLQIKVDENGKIIDAKFKTFGCGSAIASSSLATEWVKGKTIDEAGKLKNTDIAKELCLPPVKLHCSMLAEDAIKAALADYKIKQQKND; translated from the exons ATGTCTTTAACTCGTGCATCTAAATTGCTCCAATCTAGATTGACACGTATTCAAAGTGTCCCAACAGTATTTTATCATGAAAAC gtTGTGGAACATTATGAGAACCCAAGAAATGTAGGCTCACTTGACAAGAAAGATCAAAGGGTGGGTACAGGTTTAGTTGGTGCGCCAGCTTGCGGCGATGTCATGAAGCTTCAAATCAAAGTTGATGAAAATGGTAAAATTATCGatgcaaaatttaaaaccttTGGTTGTGGTTCAGCAATTGCTAGTAGTTCTTTAGCAACAGAATGGGTAAAAGGCAAAACTATTGATGAAGCCGGAAAATTAAAGAATACCGACATAGCTAAAGAGTTATGTCTTCCCCCAGTAAAATTGCATTGTTCTATGCTTGCTGAGGACGCTATAAAAGCAGCACTTGccgattataaaataaaacaacaaaagaatgattaa